In one window of Pseudomonas benzenivorans DNA:
- a CDS encoding DoxX-like family protein: MVECRLQQIALVARTALALVFLWHGLVPKILWLSPDEVAMIEAHGLPAAAQVAMLAGVAEVLLAALLMLLRRRRWPLLLAGLVLVGLLVDVVLFSPHLLIQAFNPLSTNLAALALCLLAWLAEGPSKTSTARARV; this comes from the coding sequence ATGGTTGAGTGCCGCCTGCAGCAGATCGCCCTGGTGGCACGGACGGCCCTGGCGCTGGTATTCCTCTGGCATGGCCTGGTGCCGAAGATCCTCTGGTTGAGCCCGGACGAAGTGGCGATGATCGAGGCCCACGGTCTTCCGGCCGCCGCCCAGGTGGCGATGCTCGCGGGGGTGGCCGAGGTGCTGCTGGCGGCCCTGCTGATGCTGCTGCGTCGACGGCGCTGGCCCCTGCTGTTGGCCGGGCTGGTGCTTGTCGGACTGTTGGTCGATGTGGTCTTGTTCAGCCCCCACCTGCTGATCCAGGCCTTCAACCCGCTTTCCACGAACCTGGCTGCCCTGGCGCTGTGTCTGCTGGCCTGGCTGGCGGAGGGGCCGAGCAAGACCTCAACGGCTCGGGCCCGGGTATGA
- a CDS encoding thiol-disulfide oxidoreductase DCC family protein produces MNSGRFPPYLQPGERVVLFDGVCKLCNGWAKFLIRHDRQRRFRLAAVQSPQGQAILAWFGLPLERFDTMAYVEGNQLFVRSTAVLRILDLLGWPWRAFGLLRLCPRPVRDWAYDRIALNRYRLFGRYPSCLLPDPDHARRFLHG; encoded by the coding sequence ATGAACTCAGGCAGGTTTCCCCCTTACCTGCAGCCAGGCGAGCGGGTGGTGCTATTCGATGGTGTGTGCAAGCTATGCAATGGCTGGGCAAAGTTCCTGATTCGCCATGATCGTCAGCGGCGCTTCAGGCTGGCGGCGGTGCAGTCGCCCCAGGGGCAGGCGATTCTCGCCTGGTTCGGCCTGCCGCTGGAGCGCTTCGACACCATGGCCTATGTCGAGGGCAACCAGTTGTTCGTGCGTTCCACGGCGGTGCTGCGCATCCTCGACCTGCTCGGTTGGCCCTGGCGCGCCTTCGGCCTGCTGCGCCTGTGTCCCAGGCCAGTGCGCGACTGGGCCTATGACCGCATCGCCCTGAACCGCTATCGGCTGTTCGGCCGCTACCCCAGCTGTTTGCTGCCCGACCCCGATCATGCGCGGCGCTTCCTGCATGGTTGA
- a CDS encoding ABC transporter transmembrane domain-containing protein: protein MSGVLSARQRDALRMAWHFVAPYRGRILAALLALLFTAAITLSMGQGIRLLVDQGLATQSAQALRDAIGLFFVLVLALAIGTFTRFYLVSWIGERFVADIRKRVFDHLIGLHPGFYESNRSSEIQSRLTADTTLLQSVIGSSLSMALRNLIMLAGGVVLLIVTNPKLSGIVLLALPLVVAPILIFGRRVRQLSRLSQDRVADVGSYVGEALGQIKTVQAYNHQAEDRRRFALSAEAAFDIARKRIMQRAWLVTLVIVLVLGAVGVMLWVGGMDVIAGRISAGELAAFVFYSLIVGSAFGTLSEVIGELQRAAGAAERIAELLRARNEITPPGGDAALRLQQPVRGRIELEGVRFAYPSRPGILAIDGIDLSVAPGETLALVGPSGAGKSTLFDLLLRFFDPQQGRILIDGQAIERLDPAQLRGCFALVSQSPALFFGTVEDNIRYGKTDAGHAEVEAAARAAHAHEFIMRLPAGYQTHLGDAGLGLSGGQRQRLAIARALLVDAPILLLDEATSALDAQSEHLIQQALPRLMAGRTTLVIAHRLATVKSADRIAVIEHGRLAAVGSHAELLASSPLYARLAALQFDVAG, encoded by the coding sequence ATGAGTGGGGTGCTGTCCGCCCGCCAACGCGATGCCCTGCGCATGGCCTGGCACTTCGTCGCGCCTTACCGGGGACGCATCCTCGCCGCCCTGTTGGCGCTGCTGTTCACCGCCGCCATCACCCTGTCCATGGGACAGGGCATCAGGCTGCTGGTGGACCAGGGGCTGGCGACCCAGTCGGCCCAGGCGTTGCGCGACGCCATCGGCTTGTTCTTCGTCCTGGTGCTGGCCCTGGCCATTGGCACGTTCACCCGTTTCTACCTGGTGTCATGGATCGGTGAGCGCTTCGTCGCCGATATCCGCAAGCGGGTGTTCGACCACCTGATCGGCCTGCATCCCGGGTTCTACGAGAGCAACCGCAGTTCGGAGATCCAGTCGCGCCTGACCGCCGACACCACCCTGCTGCAGTCGGTGATCGGCTCGTCGCTGTCGATGGCGTTGCGCAACCTGATCATGCTGGCCGGCGGCGTCGTGCTGTTGATCGTCACCAACCCGAAGCTCAGCGGCATCGTGCTGCTGGCCCTGCCGCTGGTAGTGGCGCCTATCCTGATCTTCGGCAGGCGGGTGCGCCAGCTGTCGCGCCTGAGTCAGGACCGGGTGGCCGATGTCGGCAGCTATGTCGGCGAGGCGCTCGGCCAGATCAAGACGGTGCAGGCCTACAACCACCAGGCCGAGGATCGGCGGCGTTTCGCCCTGTCGGCGGAGGCCGCCTTCGACATCGCGCGCAAGCGCATCATGCAGCGCGCCTGGCTGGTGACCCTGGTGATAGTGCTGGTGCTGGGGGCGGTGGGGGTGATGCTCTGGGTCGGCGGCATGGACGTGATCGCCGGGCGGATTTCCGCGGGCGAGCTGGCGGCTTTCGTCTTCTACAGCCTGATCGTCGGCTCGGCCTTCGGCACCCTCAGCGAGGTGATAGGCGAGCTGCAGCGCGCGGCGGGTGCAGCCGAGCGCATCGCCGAGCTGTTGCGGGCGCGCAACGAAATCACCCCGCCAGGCGGCGACGCCGCGCTGCGGCTGCAGCAGCCGGTACGCGGGCGCATCGAGCTTGAGGGGGTGCGCTTCGCCTATCCCTCGCGGCCTGGCATCTTGGCCATCGACGGCATCGACCTGAGCGTCGCGCCCGGCGAGACCCTGGCCCTGGTCGGACCCTCCGGTGCCGGCAAGTCGACCCTGTTCGACCTGCTGCTGCGCTTCTTCGATCCCCAGCAGGGGCGCATCCTGATCGACGGCCAGGCCATCGAGCGGCTCGATCCGGCCCAGTTGCGAGGCTGCTTCGCCCTGGTGTCGCAGAGCCCTGCGCTGTTCTTCGGCACGGTCGAGGACAATATTCGCTACGGCAAGACCGATGCCGGCCACGCCGAGGTCGAGGCCGCGGCGCGAGCCGCCCATGCCCATGAGTTCATCATGAGGTTGCCGGCGGGCTACCAGACCCATCTCGGCGACGCCGGCCTGGGGCTGTCCGGCGGTCAGCGCCAGCGTCTGGCGATCGCCCGTGCGCTGTTGGTCGATGCGCCTATCCTGCTGCTGGACGAGGCCACCAGCGCGCTGGACGCGCAGAGCGAACACCTGATCCAGCAGGCTTTGCCGCGGCTGATGGCCGGGCGCACCACGCTGGTGATTGCCCATCGCCTGGCGACGGTGAAAAGCGCCGACCGTATCGCGGTCATCGAACATGGCCGGCTGGCGGCCGTCGGCAGCCATGCCGAGCTGCTGGCGAGCAGCCCGCTCTACGCCCGGCTGGCGGCGCT